A portion of the Myripristis murdjan chromosome 13, fMyrMur1.1, whole genome shotgun sequence genome contains these proteins:
- the mcamb gene encoding melanoma cell adhesion molecule b isoform X4 produces MAVRDTASLLAGLLVLLHTWGAWATVEVGMEDRVEVFRGDTAQIACMFTSSEGIGALTIEWFYLTPTGQRQKIYKQDSTMKSVERGTQFTGRISVNGTGSTGELVLTITDVLLEDEVEFICQINSLTEGDGEGHTQLRVFETPELPSIERVHTGISVSNDNPSKIGSCEVKNGYPKPNITWYRDNTPLYNVPDEVSVLHLVTMESSGLYSVRSDLNLKVMKSDKDASFYCEVSYFVPGGTRMTETNRINITVHYTSTVVSMWVESPKGEIKEGDMVELQCQGDGNPKPVFTFRHNDIELDPDTTTLVLENVTRSDSGLYECVTMNFDTYEEITGNTSLFVNYLDDAVVIPEGTAVLSEGEEMTATCNALSSLTTQTTWFKNGEQVSNEHVLTLKDAGFDTAGTYVCVVKAPEIEGMETTGTLRVFVQGRPRISEPQSTDLEETVEKMVNLSCHARGFPVPSITWTSSDGQVFKPVSQKTTEDGVHSVVSVKVTSDINAFCNASNDYGTDAVAFSIKAKGSGVIVAVIIICILLLAILGSVLYFLYKKGKICGRSGKQDLTKEKSNKDNIVVEMKSDNTEEAVLLGVNGDKKPSNDQGDEYLDVQK; encoded by the exons CGTGGGCTACAGTGGAGGTGGGCATGGAGGACAGAGTGGAGGTGTTCAGGGGAGACACCGCTCAGATCGCCTGCATGTTCACATCCTCTGAAGGCATCGGGGCCTTGACTATCGAGTGGTTTTAC TTGACACCGACCGGTCAGCGGCAGAAAATCTACAAACAGGACTCCACCATGAAGTCTGTGGAGCGAGGCACGCAGTTCACGGGCAGGATCAGCGTGAACGGCACCGGATCCACAGGAGAGCTGGTGCTGACCATCACAGACGTGTTGCTGGAGGACGAGGTGGAGTTCATCTGTCAGATCAACAGCCTGACAGAGGGCGACGgtgaaggacacacacaacTGAGGGTGTTCG AAACACCGGAGCTTCCTTCCATTGAGAGAGTTCATACAGGGATCTCTGTCAGCAACGACAACCCATCCAAG ATTGGAAGCTGTGAGGTTAAAAATGGCTACCCCAAGCCCAACATCACTTGGTACAGAGACAACACGCCGCTGTATAACGTTCCTGATG AGGTGAGTGTGCTGCACCTCGTCACCATGGAGTCCAGCGGTCTGTACTCTGTCAGGAGTGATCTTAATCTGAAGGTGATGAAGTCAGACAAAGATGCTTCCTTCTACTGCGAGGTGTCTTACTTTGTGCCTGGGGGAACCAGGATGACAGAGACAAACCGCATCAACATCACTGTGCACT ACACCAGCACTGTCGTCAGCATGTGGGTGGAGTCACCAAAGGGCGAGATCAAAGAAGGAGACATGGTGGAGCTTCAGTGCCAAGGCGACGGGAATCCTAAGCCAGTCTTCACTTTCAGACATAACGAC attgaACTCGATCCGGACACCACTACGCTGGTGCTGGAGAATGTGACCCGTTCAGACAGCGGGCTGTACGAGTGTGTCACCATGAACTTTGACACTTATGAGGAGATCACAGGGAATACAAGCCTGTTTGTTAACT atctgGATGATGCTGTGGTGATTCCTGAGGGCACAGCTGTGTTGTctgaaggagaggagatgacCGCCACCTGCAATGCTCTTTCCTCACTCACGACACAAACTACCTGGTTCAAG AACGGAGAGCAGGTGTCAAATGAGCACGTTTTAACACTGAAGGACGCCGGTTTTGACACGGCGGGGACGTACGTGTGTGTGGTGAAGGCCCCTGAGATCGAGGGAATGGAAACCACAGGGACTCTGCGTGTTTTTGTCCAGG gccGACCGAGGATCAGCGAGCCGCAGAGCACAGACTTGGAAGAAACTGTGGAGAAGATGGTCAACCTGAGCTGCCATGCCAGAGGCTTCCCGGTGCCCAGCATCACCTGGACCTCCTCTGACGGACAG GTGTTCAAGCCAGTGTCCCAAAAAACAACTGAGGATGGCGTCCACAGTGTGGTCAGCGTCAAGGTCACCTCTGACATCAATGCCTTCTGCAATGCCTCCAACGACTACGGCACAGATGCTGTGGCCTTCAGCATCAAAGCCA AGGGCAGCGGTGTCATCGTTGCAGTTATCATCATCTGTATCCTGCTGCTGGCCATCCTCGGCAGCGTGCTCTACTTCCTCTACAAAAAGGGAAAGATCTGTGGACGATCCGGGAAGCAGGACCT CACCAAAGAGAAGTCCAACAAAGATAACATTGTGGTGGAGATGAAGAGTGACAACACAGAGGAGGCTGTGCTGCTCGGGGTCAACGGAGACAAGAAGCCTTCCAACGACCAG GGTGATGAGTACCTGGATGTGCAGAAGTGA
- the mcamb gene encoding melanoma cell adhesion molecule b isoform X5: MAVRDTASLLAGLLVLLHTWGAWATVEVGMEDRVEVFRGDTAQIACMFTSSEGIGALTIEWFYLTPTGQRQKIYKQDSTMKSVERGTQFTGRISVNGTGSTGELVLTITDVLLEDEVEFICQINSLTEGDGEGHTQLRVFETPELPSIERVHTGISVSNDNPSKIGSCEVKNGYPKPNITWYRDNTPLYNVPDEVSVLHLVTMESSGLYSVRSDLNLKVMKSDKDASFYCEVSYFVPGGTRMTETNRINITVHYTSTVVSMWVESPKGEIKEGDMVELQCQGDGNPKPVFTFRHNDIELDPDTTTLVLENVTRSDSGLYECVTMNFDTYEEITGNTSLFVNYLDDAVVIPEGTAVLSEGEEMTATCNALSSLTTQTTWFKVFKPVSQKTTEDGVHSVVSVKVTSDINAFCNASNDYGTDAVAFSIKAITHTTTSTTTTTTTTTSTSTTTTTVKTATAPAIPPKKIKKEGSGVIVAVIIICILLLAILGSVLYFLYKKGKICGRSGKQDLTKEKSNKDNIVVEMKSDNTEEAVLLGVNGDKKPSNDQGDEYLDVQK; the protein is encoded by the exons CGTGGGCTACAGTGGAGGTGGGCATGGAGGACAGAGTGGAGGTGTTCAGGGGAGACACCGCTCAGATCGCCTGCATGTTCACATCCTCTGAAGGCATCGGGGCCTTGACTATCGAGTGGTTTTAC TTGACACCGACCGGTCAGCGGCAGAAAATCTACAAACAGGACTCCACCATGAAGTCTGTGGAGCGAGGCACGCAGTTCACGGGCAGGATCAGCGTGAACGGCACCGGATCCACAGGAGAGCTGGTGCTGACCATCACAGACGTGTTGCTGGAGGACGAGGTGGAGTTCATCTGTCAGATCAACAGCCTGACAGAGGGCGACGgtgaaggacacacacaacTGAGGGTGTTCG AAACACCGGAGCTTCCTTCCATTGAGAGAGTTCATACAGGGATCTCTGTCAGCAACGACAACCCATCCAAG ATTGGAAGCTGTGAGGTTAAAAATGGCTACCCCAAGCCCAACATCACTTGGTACAGAGACAACACGCCGCTGTATAACGTTCCTGATG AGGTGAGTGTGCTGCACCTCGTCACCATGGAGTCCAGCGGTCTGTACTCTGTCAGGAGTGATCTTAATCTGAAGGTGATGAAGTCAGACAAAGATGCTTCCTTCTACTGCGAGGTGTCTTACTTTGTGCCTGGGGGAACCAGGATGACAGAGACAAACCGCATCAACATCACTGTGCACT ACACCAGCACTGTCGTCAGCATGTGGGTGGAGTCACCAAAGGGCGAGATCAAAGAAGGAGACATGGTGGAGCTTCAGTGCCAAGGCGACGGGAATCCTAAGCCAGTCTTCACTTTCAGACATAACGAC attgaACTCGATCCGGACACCACTACGCTGGTGCTGGAGAATGTGACCCGTTCAGACAGCGGGCTGTACGAGTGTGTCACCATGAACTTTGACACTTATGAGGAGATCACAGGGAATACAAGCCTGTTTGTTAACT atctgGATGATGCTGTGGTGATTCCTGAGGGCACAGCTGTGTTGTctgaaggagaggagatgacCGCCACCTGCAATGCTCTTTCCTCACTCACGACACAAACTACCTGGTTCAAG GTGTTCAAGCCAGTGTCCCAAAAAACAACTGAGGATGGCGTCCACAGTGTGGTCAGCGTCAAGGTCACCTCTGACATCAATGCCTTCTGCAATGCCTCCAACGACTACGGCACAGATGCTGTGGCCTTCAGCATCAAAGCCA TTACACATACCACCACATcaaccaccacaaccacaaccacaaccacatccacatccacaaccacaaccacag tcaaaacagcaacagctccaGCTATCCCACCAAAGAAAATCAAGAAAG AGGGCAGCGGTGTCATCGTTGCAGTTATCATCATCTGTATCCTGCTGCTGGCCATCCTCGGCAGCGTGCTCTACTTCCTCTACAAAAAGGGAAAGATCTGTGGACGATCCGGGAAGCAGGACCT CACCAAAGAGAAGTCCAACAAAGATAACATTGTGGTGGAGATGAAGAGTGACAACACAGAGGAGGCTGTGCTGCTCGGGGTCAACGGAGACAAGAAGCCTTCCAACGACCAG GGTGATGAGTACCTGGATGTGCAGAAGTGA
- the mcamb gene encoding melanoma cell adhesion molecule b isoform X2 has protein sequence MAVRDTASLLAGLLVLLHTWGAWATVEVGMEDRVEVFRGDTAQIACMFTSSEGIGALTIEWFYLTPTGQRQKIYKQDSTMKSVERGTQFTGRISVNGTGSTGELVLTITDVLLEDEVEFICQINSLTEGDGEGHTQLRVFETPELPSIERVHTGISVSNDNPSKIGSCEVKNGYPKPNITWYRDNTPLYNVPDEVSVLHLVTMESSGLYSVRSDLNLKVMKSDKDASFYCEVSYFVPGGTRMTETNRINITVHYTSTVVSMWVESPKGEIKEGDMVELQCQGDGNPKPVFTFRHNDIELDPDTTTLVLENVTRSDSGLYECVTMNFDTYEEITGNTSLFVNYLDDAVVIPEGTAVLSEGEEMTATCNALSSLTTQTTWFKNGEQVSNEHVLTLKDAGFDTAGTYVCVVKAPEIEGMETTGTLRVFVQGRPRISEPQSTDLEETVEKMVNLSCHARGFPVPSITWTSSDGQVFKPVSQKTTEDGVHSVVSVKVTSDINAFCNASNDYGTDAVAFSIKAITHTTTSTTTTTTTTTSTSTTTTTVKTATAPAIPPKKIKKEGSGVIVAVIIICILLLAILGSVLYFLYKKGKICGRSGKQDLTKEKSNKDNIVVEMKSDNTEEAVLLGVNGDKKPSNDQ, from the exons CGTGGGCTACAGTGGAGGTGGGCATGGAGGACAGAGTGGAGGTGTTCAGGGGAGACACCGCTCAGATCGCCTGCATGTTCACATCCTCTGAAGGCATCGGGGCCTTGACTATCGAGTGGTTTTAC TTGACACCGACCGGTCAGCGGCAGAAAATCTACAAACAGGACTCCACCATGAAGTCTGTGGAGCGAGGCACGCAGTTCACGGGCAGGATCAGCGTGAACGGCACCGGATCCACAGGAGAGCTGGTGCTGACCATCACAGACGTGTTGCTGGAGGACGAGGTGGAGTTCATCTGTCAGATCAACAGCCTGACAGAGGGCGACGgtgaaggacacacacaacTGAGGGTGTTCG AAACACCGGAGCTTCCTTCCATTGAGAGAGTTCATACAGGGATCTCTGTCAGCAACGACAACCCATCCAAG ATTGGAAGCTGTGAGGTTAAAAATGGCTACCCCAAGCCCAACATCACTTGGTACAGAGACAACACGCCGCTGTATAACGTTCCTGATG AGGTGAGTGTGCTGCACCTCGTCACCATGGAGTCCAGCGGTCTGTACTCTGTCAGGAGTGATCTTAATCTGAAGGTGATGAAGTCAGACAAAGATGCTTCCTTCTACTGCGAGGTGTCTTACTTTGTGCCTGGGGGAACCAGGATGACAGAGACAAACCGCATCAACATCACTGTGCACT ACACCAGCACTGTCGTCAGCATGTGGGTGGAGTCACCAAAGGGCGAGATCAAAGAAGGAGACATGGTGGAGCTTCAGTGCCAAGGCGACGGGAATCCTAAGCCAGTCTTCACTTTCAGACATAACGAC attgaACTCGATCCGGACACCACTACGCTGGTGCTGGAGAATGTGACCCGTTCAGACAGCGGGCTGTACGAGTGTGTCACCATGAACTTTGACACTTATGAGGAGATCACAGGGAATACAAGCCTGTTTGTTAACT atctgGATGATGCTGTGGTGATTCCTGAGGGCACAGCTGTGTTGTctgaaggagaggagatgacCGCCACCTGCAATGCTCTTTCCTCACTCACGACACAAACTACCTGGTTCAAG AACGGAGAGCAGGTGTCAAATGAGCACGTTTTAACACTGAAGGACGCCGGTTTTGACACGGCGGGGACGTACGTGTGTGTGGTGAAGGCCCCTGAGATCGAGGGAATGGAAACCACAGGGACTCTGCGTGTTTTTGTCCAGG gccGACCGAGGATCAGCGAGCCGCAGAGCACAGACTTGGAAGAAACTGTGGAGAAGATGGTCAACCTGAGCTGCCATGCCAGAGGCTTCCCGGTGCCCAGCATCACCTGGACCTCCTCTGACGGACAG GTGTTCAAGCCAGTGTCCCAAAAAACAACTGAGGATGGCGTCCACAGTGTGGTCAGCGTCAAGGTCACCTCTGACATCAATGCCTTCTGCAATGCCTCCAACGACTACGGCACAGATGCTGTGGCCTTCAGCATCAAAGCCA TTACACATACCACCACATcaaccaccacaaccacaaccacaaccacatccacatccacaaccacaaccacag tcaaaacagcaacagctccaGCTATCCCACCAAAGAAAATCAAGAAAG AGGGCAGCGGTGTCATCGTTGCAGTTATCATCATCTGTATCCTGCTGCTGGCCATCCTCGGCAGCGTGCTCTACTTCCTCTACAAAAAGGGAAAGATCTGTGGACGATCCGGGAAGCAGGACCT CACCAAAGAGAAGTCCAACAAAGATAACATTGTGGTGGAGATGAAGAGTGACAACACAGAGGAGGCTGTGCTGCTCGGGGTCAACGGAGACAAGAAGCCTTCCAACGACCAG TAA
- the mcamb gene encoding melanoma cell adhesion molecule b isoform X1: MAVRDTASLLAGLLVLLHTWGAWATVEVGMEDRVEVFRGDTAQIACMFTSSEGIGALTIEWFYLTPTGQRQKIYKQDSTMKSVERGTQFTGRISVNGTGSTGELVLTITDVLLEDEVEFICQINSLTEGDGEGHTQLRVFETPELPSIERVHTGISVSNDNPSKIGSCEVKNGYPKPNITWYRDNTPLYNVPDEVSVLHLVTMESSGLYSVRSDLNLKVMKSDKDASFYCEVSYFVPGGTRMTETNRINITVHYTSTVVSMWVESPKGEIKEGDMVELQCQGDGNPKPVFTFRHNDIELDPDTTTLVLENVTRSDSGLYECVTMNFDTYEEITGNTSLFVNYLDDAVVIPEGTAVLSEGEEMTATCNALSSLTTQTTWFKNGEQVSNEHVLTLKDAGFDTAGTYVCVVKAPEIEGMETTGTLRVFVQGRPRISEPQSTDLEETVEKMVNLSCHARGFPVPSITWTSSDGQVFKPVSQKTTEDGVHSVVSVKVTSDINAFCNASNDYGTDAVAFSIKAITHTTTSTTTTTTTTTSTSTTTTTVKTATAPAIPPKKIKKEGSGVIVAVIIICILLLAILGSVLYFLYKKGKICGRSGKQDLTKEKSNKDNIVVEMKSDNTEEAVLLGVNGDKKPSNDQGDEYLDVQK, encoded by the exons CGTGGGCTACAGTGGAGGTGGGCATGGAGGACAGAGTGGAGGTGTTCAGGGGAGACACCGCTCAGATCGCCTGCATGTTCACATCCTCTGAAGGCATCGGGGCCTTGACTATCGAGTGGTTTTAC TTGACACCGACCGGTCAGCGGCAGAAAATCTACAAACAGGACTCCACCATGAAGTCTGTGGAGCGAGGCACGCAGTTCACGGGCAGGATCAGCGTGAACGGCACCGGATCCACAGGAGAGCTGGTGCTGACCATCACAGACGTGTTGCTGGAGGACGAGGTGGAGTTCATCTGTCAGATCAACAGCCTGACAGAGGGCGACGgtgaaggacacacacaacTGAGGGTGTTCG AAACACCGGAGCTTCCTTCCATTGAGAGAGTTCATACAGGGATCTCTGTCAGCAACGACAACCCATCCAAG ATTGGAAGCTGTGAGGTTAAAAATGGCTACCCCAAGCCCAACATCACTTGGTACAGAGACAACACGCCGCTGTATAACGTTCCTGATG AGGTGAGTGTGCTGCACCTCGTCACCATGGAGTCCAGCGGTCTGTACTCTGTCAGGAGTGATCTTAATCTGAAGGTGATGAAGTCAGACAAAGATGCTTCCTTCTACTGCGAGGTGTCTTACTTTGTGCCTGGGGGAACCAGGATGACAGAGACAAACCGCATCAACATCACTGTGCACT ACACCAGCACTGTCGTCAGCATGTGGGTGGAGTCACCAAAGGGCGAGATCAAAGAAGGAGACATGGTGGAGCTTCAGTGCCAAGGCGACGGGAATCCTAAGCCAGTCTTCACTTTCAGACATAACGAC attgaACTCGATCCGGACACCACTACGCTGGTGCTGGAGAATGTGACCCGTTCAGACAGCGGGCTGTACGAGTGTGTCACCATGAACTTTGACACTTATGAGGAGATCACAGGGAATACAAGCCTGTTTGTTAACT atctgGATGATGCTGTGGTGATTCCTGAGGGCACAGCTGTGTTGTctgaaggagaggagatgacCGCCACCTGCAATGCTCTTTCCTCACTCACGACACAAACTACCTGGTTCAAG AACGGAGAGCAGGTGTCAAATGAGCACGTTTTAACACTGAAGGACGCCGGTTTTGACACGGCGGGGACGTACGTGTGTGTGGTGAAGGCCCCTGAGATCGAGGGAATGGAAACCACAGGGACTCTGCGTGTTTTTGTCCAGG gccGACCGAGGATCAGCGAGCCGCAGAGCACAGACTTGGAAGAAACTGTGGAGAAGATGGTCAACCTGAGCTGCCATGCCAGAGGCTTCCCGGTGCCCAGCATCACCTGGACCTCCTCTGACGGACAG GTGTTCAAGCCAGTGTCCCAAAAAACAACTGAGGATGGCGTCCACAGTGTGGTCAGCGTCAAGGTCACCTCTGACATCAATGCCTTCTGCAATGCCTCCAACGACTACGGCACAGATGCTGTGGCCTTCAGCATCAAAGCCA TTACACATACCACCACATcaaccaccacaaccacaaccacaaccacatccacatccacaaccacaaccacag tcaaaacagcaacagctccaGCTATCCCACCAAAGAAAATCAAGAAAG AGGGCAGCGGTGTCATCGTTGCAGTTATCATCATCTGTATCCTGCTGCTGGCCATCCTCGGCAGCGTGCTCTACTTCCTCTACAAAAAGGGAAAGATCTGTGGACGATCCGGGAAGCAGGACCT CACCAAAGAGAAGTCCAACAAAGATAACATTGTGGTGGAGATGAAGAGTGACAACACAGAGGAGGCTGTGCTGCTCGGGGTCAACGGAGACAAGAAGCCTTCCAACGACCAG GGTGATGAGTACCTGGATGTGCAGAAGTGA
- the mcamb gene encoding melanoma cell adhesion molecule b isoform X3: MAVRDTASLLAGLLVLLHTWGAWATVEVGMEDRVEVFRGDTAQIACMFTSSEGIGALTIEWFYLTPTGQRQKIYKQDSTMKSVERGTQFTGRISVNGTGSTGELVLTITDVLLEDEVEFICQINSLTEGDGEGHTQLRVFETPELPSIERVHTGISVSNDNPSKIGSCEVKNGYPKPNITWYRDNTPLYNVPDEVSVLHLVTMESSGLYSVRSDLNLKVMKSDKDASFYCEVSYFVPGGTRMTETNRINITVHYTSTVVSMWVESPKGEIKEGDMVELQCQGDGNPKPVFTFRHNDIELDPDTTTLVLENVTRSDSGLYECVTMNFDTYEEITGNTSLFVNYLDDAVVIPEGTAVLSEGEEMTATCNALSSLTTQTTWFKNGEQVSNEHVLTLKDAGFDTAGTYVCVVKAPEIEGMETTGTLRVFVQGRPRISEPQSTDLEETVEKMVNLSCHARGFPVPSITWTSSDGQVFKPVSQKTTEDGVHSVVSVKVTSDINAFCNASNDYGTDAVAFSIKAIKTATAPAIPPKKIKKEGSGVIVAVIIICILLLAILGSVLYFLYKKGKICGRSGKQDLTKEKSNKDNIVVEMKSDNTEEAVLLGVNGDKKPSNDQGDEYLDVQK; the protein is encoded by the exons CGTGGGCTACAGTGGAGGTGGGCATGGAGGACAGAGTGGAGGTGTTCAGGGGAGACACCGCTCAGATCGCCTGCATGTTCACATCCTCTGAAGGCATCGGGGCCTTGACTATCGAGTGGTTTTAC TTGACACCGACCGGTCAGCGGCAGAAAATCTACAAACAGGACTCCACCATGAAGTCTGTGGAGCGAGGCACGCAGTTCACGGGCAGGATCAGCGTGAACGGCACCGGATCCACAGGAGAGCTGGTGCTGACCATCACAGACGTGTTGCTGGAGGACGAGGTGGAGTTCATCTGTCAGATCAACAGCCTGACAGAGGGCGACGgtgaaggacacacacaacTGAGGGTGTTCG AAACACCGGAGCTTCCTTCCATTGAGAGAGTTCATACAGGGATCTCTGTCAGCAACGACAACCCATCCAAG ATTGGAAGCTGTGAGGTTAAAAATGGCTACCCCAAGCCCAACATCACTTGGTACAGAGACAACACGCCGCTGTATAACGTTCCTGATG AGGTGAGTGTGCTGCACCTCGTCACCATGGAGTCCAGCGGTCTGTACTCTGTCAGGAGTGATCTTAATCTGAAGGTGATGAAGTCAGACAAAGATGCTTCCTTCTACTGCGAGGTGTCTTACTTTGTGCCTGGGGGAACCAGGATGACAGAGACAAACCGCATCAACATCACTGTGCACT ACACCAGCACTGTCGTCAGCATGTGGGTGGAGTCACCAAAGGGCGAGATCAAAGAAGGAGACATGGTGGAGCTTCAGTGCCAAGGCGACGGGAATCCTAAGCCAGTCTTCACTTTCAGACATAACGAC attgaACTCGATCCGGACACCACTACGCTGGTGCTGGAGAATGTGACCCGTTCAGACAGCGGGCTGTACGAGTGTGTCACCATGAACTTTGACACTTATGAGGAGATCACAGGGAATACAAGCCTGTTTGTTAACT atctgGATGATGCTGTGGTGATTCCTGAGGGCACAGCTGTGTTGTctgaaggagaggagatgacCGCCACCTGCAATGCTCTTTCCTCACTCACGACACAAACTACCTGGTTCAAG AACGGAGAGCAGGTGTCAAATGAGCACGTTTTAACACTGAAGGACGCCGGTTTTGACACGGCGGGGACGTACGTGTGTGTGGTGAAGGCCCCTGAGATCGAGGGAATGGAAACCACAGGGACTCTGCGTGTTTTTGTCCAGG gccGACCGAGGATCAGCGAGCCGCAGAGCACAGACTTGGAAGAAACTGTGGAGAAGATGGTCAACCTGAGCTGCCATGCCAGAGGCTTCCCGGTGCCCAGCATCACCTGGACCTCCTCTGACGGACAG GTGTTCAAGCCAGTGTCCCAAAAAACAACTGAGGATGGCGTCCACAGTGTGGTCAGCGTCAAGGTCACCTCTGACATCAATGCCTTCTGCAATGCCTCCAACGACTACGGCACAGATGCTGTGGCCTTCAGCATCAAAGCCA tcaaaacagcaacagctccaGCTATCCCACCAAAGAAAATCAAGAAAG AGGGCAGCGGTGTCATCGTTGCAGTTATCATCATCTGTATCCTGCTGCTGGCCATCCTCGGCAGCGTGCTCTACTTCCTCTACAAAAAGGGAAAGATCTGTGGACGATCCGGGAAGCAGGACCT CACCAAAGAGAAGTCCAACAAAGATAACATTGTGGTGGAGATGAAGAGTGACAACACAGAGGAGGCTGTGCTGCTCGGGGTCAACGGAGACAAGAAGCCTTCCAACGACCAG GGTGATGAGTACCTGGATGTGCAGAAGTGA